In Chromatiaceae bacterium, the DNA window TGTTGGGGCTCTACGGCTTCGATATGGCGCGAGTTAAGGTGCTCAATGGCGGAGCCCTGGAATGGAGCGGGTTCAACAATCTGACGCAGGAGCCTACCCCCAACCCAGCCCCCGGCTTCGTCACCCTCAAGGGCGCTAACCCCGCCCTGTTCGTGCCCTGGCAGGAGGTTTATGACGACGTGGTCTCCCGCCGCGACCCCGGGGTCGTGCTGGTGGACGCCCGCCCCGCCGATATGTATAGCGGCAAGACCATCCGCCATTCGGTGCAGGGTGGGCATATCCCTGGCGCCCTCAACGTCGTCTCCCTGGACGGCACCGACCCACTAACCCAAAAGTGGCGAGATGAGACCGAGTTGGCCGGGCTCTACCAGGCTGTTTCCAGGGACAAGACCGTATACCTCTATTGTCACGATGGCTTTCGGATGAGCCTTGGCTGGTTACAGCTCCATGCCATGGGCTTCCAGGATATCCGTCTGCTGGATGGCGGCTGGGGGGTGTGGGACCGTGCTTTCACCCTGCCGGTGGTGACCGGAGACCAGCCTTACGATGAGGAGTTCGCCCTCTAGCTCAACCCTTACCGTCGGCCTCGTGGATGCCGACGGCCTCGTGGATGCCGAGCCTCCTGCTCTTCTCCCATAGGGTCTTGCGGCTGATACCTAGACTCTCGGCGGTGCGGGCAACCTGCCAGTCGTTCGCCACGAGGGCCTTGCGAATGTAGTTGCGCTCGCACTCTTGGAGATAACCCGCCAGATCCCCCGAGCCAAACCTTGCGTTCTCTTCCAGGATTTCCTCCTCGAAGAAATGCCAGGGCTCAAGCACCTGGTCGCTGGCCATGATGCAGGCGCGCTCGATACAGTGCATCAGCTCCCGGATGTTCCCAGGCCAGGGGTAGTCCAGGAGGGCCTGCTCCGCCCGCGCGCTGAGGGAGCGCCGCTGGCCGCCCCAGCGCACCGCGAACTCGTCGAGAAAGATCCCGGCGAGCCACAGGATGTCGTCCTTGCGTTCGCGCAGCGGCAGGATCCTGATCTGGATGACATTGATCCGGTAGAAGAGGTCCTCGCGGAATTGGCCCTGGCCGACCATCTCCTTGAGATCGCGGTTAGTGGCGCAGATCAGGCGCAGGTTGACCGCAATCGAGCTCTCGCCGCCGACGCGCACGATGCGCCGCTCTTGGATGGCCCGCAGTAGCTTGACTTGCATGGCCAGCGGCATCTCGCCGATCTCGTCGAGGAACAGGGTGCCGCAGTGGGCCTGCTCGAAGACCCCCTTCTTCGCGCGGATGGCCCCGGTGAAGGCACCCTTT includes these proteins:
- a CDS encoding sulfurtransferase → MLRRLLISVLLSILAFAPAAQAARDFLVDADWLAAEQANNPKLIVLEVRYHPHRYFTVGHIPGAIQVQRFKDLGDNDGRSIMLFPSQEDFQATLRRWGVNDDSTLVIYDDSRSALAARLYYLLGLYGFDMARVKVLNGGALEWSGFNNLTQEPTPNPAPGFVTLKGANPALFVPWQEVYDDVVSRRDPGVVLVDARPADMYSGKTIRHSVQGGHIPGALNVVSLDGTDPLTQKWRDETELAGLYQAVSRDKTVYLYCHDGFRMSLGWLQLHAMGFQDIRLLDGGWGVWDRAFTLPVVTGDQPYDEEFAL
- a CDS encoding sigma-54-dependent Fis family transcriptional regulator, which codes for MKNSGLPICLVEDDPIMGESLCQRFELEGIAFDWFQTATEAVAWIGVKPYALVISDIRLPDRDGGEMFAQLRQGQAPLPPFIFITGYGSIDRAVQLLKQGAADYITKPFDLENLIEKIGALVRLHDHQASKGAARLGVSQAMRRVEEVLPRIARHANTILLSGESGVGKERVACELHRMAREDERCPFIAVNCGAVSETLVEAELFGHEKGAFTGAIRAKKGVFEQAHCGTLFLDEIGEMPLAMQVKLLRAIQERRIVRVGGESSIAVNLRLICATNRDLKEMVGQGQFREDLFYRINVIQIRILPLRERKDDILWLAGIFLDEFAVRWGGQRRSLSARAEQALLDYPWPGNIRELMHCIERACIMASDQVLEPWHFFEEEILEENARFGSGDLAGYLQECERNYIRKALVANDWQVARTAESLGISRKTLWEKSRRLGIHEAVGIHEADGKG